The proteins below come from a single uncultured Carboxylicivirga sp. genomic window:
- a CDS encoding tetratricopeptide repeat protein produces MKSYFKSSSVIALLCTMLFLLISGIKAEAAPYNMTQEDSLVTKLKNTQEYSEKMDILFKLSTLSRGKDYKKSLEYSNKGFTLADSFDDDINCALFKLESGLTTYFLGDYKETLELYFYALRIFERHNHSIGIIRTLSNLGAVYDRVEAYNKAIVYYNKCIAYFNEMPLDAKQEYLKYLSQVYNNLASAYEKLNNNQEANLYYKKALDVGQSIDYPQIVGSIYNNLGKLEAKNQNYDSAKDYLSKAINIREEINDTEGLAKSYYFLSDYYNKTNQIDSAEWAALQSLKLAEDKGLLESQQIAHMFLYEIYEKKAQPYKALAEHKLYKQLSDSLLNEQRMSQIAQLQISYELDKVEEEAEMDKERMKFSFIIVLVILFAILVVAILGLIIYRKQKTKIKLENKNLELEIDTKNKELTTNVMYLVQKNELINSVAKSLLLLKQNVSSENQLMIQKIVQNLNAESDGELWNEFEYRFQMVHTEFYKKLRSLHSNITPSEERLAALLRLNLSSKEVSTITHQTIRSIEVARGRLRKKLNLTGTDINLVTYLAEL; encoded by the coding sequence ATGAAGTCATACTTTAAATCATCATCTGTTATTGCATTATTATGTACTATGCTATTTTTACTTATAAGTGGTATAAAAGCCGAAGCTGCACCTTACAATATGACACAAGAAGACAGTTTGGTAACCAAGCTTAAAAACACGCAGGAGTACAGTGAAAAAATGGATATACTATTTAAGCTAAGCACTCTTTCTCGCGGTAAGGATTATAAGAAATCACTTGAATACAGTAACAAAGGCTTTACTTTGGCTGATAGTTTTGATGATGATATTAATTGTGCCTTATTTAAACTGGAATCGGGACTAACCACCTATTTTCTGGGAGATTACAAAGAAACATTGGAATTGTATTTTTATGCACTTCGCATATTCGAAAGACACAATCATTCAATAGGCATTATTAGAACCTTAAGCAACCTGGGAGCTGTTTACGATAGAGTTGAGGCATACAACAAAGCCATTGTGTATTATAATAAATGCATTGCCTATTTTAATGAAATGCCCTTGGATGCAAAGCAGGAATATTTAAAATACTTGTCGCAGGTTTATAATAACCTTGCCAGTGCATACGAAAAGCTAAATAACAATCAAGAGGCGAACCTATACTATAAAAAGGCCCTGGATGTTGGTCAGTCGATCGACTACCCCCAGATTGTTGGATCGATCTATAATAACCTGGGTAAATTAGAAGCTAAGAACCAGAATTATGACTCAGCCAAAGATTATCTATCCAAGGCTATTAATATTAGAGAAGAAATTAATGACACCGAAGGATTAGCCAAATCGTATTATTTCTTATCGGATTATTACAATAAAACCAACCAGATAGACAGCGCTGAATGGGCTGCTTTGCAATCGCTTAAATTAGCAGAGGACAAAGGTTTACTTGAATCGCAACAAATTGCTCATATGTTTTTGTATGAGATATACGAAAAGAAAGCCCAACCTTACAAAGCCCTGGCTGAACATAAGTTATACAAACAATTAAGCGATAGTTTATTGAATGAGCAACGAATGAGTCAGATTGCTCAATTGCAAATTTCGTACGAATTGGATAAGGTGGAAGAAGAGGCAGAAATGGATAAAGAAAGGATGAAATTCTCTTTTATTATTGTGCTGGTAATTCTGTTTGCCATATTGGTTGTTGCCATTCTGGGACTTATTATTTACCGAAAGCAGAAAACGAAAATTAAATTAGAGAACAAAAATCTGGAATTGGAAATAGATACCAAAAACAAGGAGCTTACCACCAATGTAATGTACCTGGTACAGAAGAATGAACTGATCAACAGTGTTGCTAAGAGTTTATTATTACTTAAACAAAATGTGAGCTCCGAAAATCAATTAATGATTCAGAAAATAGTACAGAACCTGAATGCGGAGTCGGATGGTGAGTTATGGAACGAATTTGAGTATCGTTTTCAGATGGTACATACCGAGTTTTACAAAAAGCTAAGAAGTTTGCATAGTAATATAACACCCTCCGAAGAGCGTTTGGCTGCATTATTACGGCTAAATCTTAGTTCAAAAGAGGTTTCAACCATTACGCATCAAACCATCAGAAGTATTGAGGTAGCAAGGGGCCGTTTACGTAAAAAGCTTAATTTAACCGGTACTGATATTAATTTGGTTACGTATTTGGCGGAACTTTAA
- a CDS encoding DNA-binding domain-containing protein has protein sequence MALRYGLIPNHLTDDPNDCMAITTDNDTVDIEQIVDTMIGKGSTVTKAEALSVVEEFEYAIVEAVKNGQSVSTELFNISPSVSGVFTSSSDGFDASRHSVRLNLNPGKRLKEAIHSIELKKVEITSPQPVLQQFVNLKDSSVNEWFTPGQIAAIRGSMLKFDEDDAQQGIFFIAADSTETRVTNVVKNKPSELLFFVPEELNNGTFDVEVRMTPHNQKQLKKGRLQVSLTVTN, from the coding sequence ATGGCATTACGCTATGGATTAATTCCAAATCATCTCACCGATGATCCAAACGACTGTATGGCAATTACCACCGATAATGATACGGTGGATATTGAACAAATTGTGGACACTATGATTGGTAAAGGTTCCACTGTAACCAAGGCCGAAGCCCTATCGGTAGTAGAAGAATTTGAATACGCAATTGTTGAAGCCGTAAAAAACGGTCAATCGGTAAGTACCGAATTGTTTAACATTTCACCAAGTGTTTCTGGTGTCTTCACTTCAAGTAGCGATGGGTTTGATGCTTCGCGTCACTCTGTTCGACTAAACCTTAATCCGGGTAAAAGGCTAAAAGAAGCGATTCACTCTATTGAACTAAAAAAAGTAGAAATTACATCGCCACAACCGGTATTACAACAATTTGTAAACCTGAAAGACAGCTCTGTAAACGAATGGTTTACTCCAGGCCAGATTGCTGCTATTCGGGGATCAATGTTAAAATTTGACGAAGACGATGCACAACAGGGTATTTTCTTTATTGCAGCCGATAGCACCGAAACACGTGTTACAAATGTGGTAAAAAACAAGCCCTCGGAATTACTGTTCTTTGTGCCCGAAGAACTTAACAACGGCACTTTTGATGTGGAGGTAAGAATGACACCTCACAACCAGAAACAACTAAAGAAAGGCAGACTGCAAGTAAGTTTAACCGTTACAAATTAA
- a CDS encoding LytTR family DNA-binding domain-containing protein — translation MQMNVVIVEDELHTAGMLKDMLLSLRPDWNVLAILQSVAETVEWLQNNDESALLFLDIELADGNSFSIFDQIKVEYPIIFTTAYNEYALKAFELNSVDYLLKPIKESELLKSIEKLERAAKLIEENVTSTRSQVDFQQLAKSIMKSGGAYRKRFLISKRDSYFKLPVEEIAYFYFESRVTFAVGFDGTQHILNQPLDKLEEELDPEMFFRTNRQSIVNIEAIDHFEAYFSGKLVVKLVNKLNDKIMISRGKAVQFKDWVNQ, via the coding sequence ATGCAGATGAATGTTGTAATTGTAGAAGATGAATTGCATACGGCCGGAATGTTAAAAGATATGTTGCTTTCATTACGGCCCGATTGGAATGTGTTAGCCATATTACAAAGTGTTGCCGAAACGGTTGAATGGTTGCAAAACAATGATGAAAGTGCATTATTGTTCTTAGATATTGAATTGGCTGATGGTAATTCCTTCTCTATATTTGATCAGATAAAAGTTGAATATCCTATCATTTTCACAACCGCTTATAACGAGTACGCATTAAAAGCATTTGAACTTAATAGTGTTGATTATTTATTAAAGCCGATTAAAGAGTCGGAATTGTTGAAAAGTATTGAGAAATTAGAAAGAGCTGCTAAATTAATTGAGGAAAATGTTACATCTACTCGTTCGCAAGTTGACTTTCAGCAATTGGCCAAAAGTATAATGAAATCGGGAGGGGCTTATCGTAAGCGATTTTTGATTTCAAAAAGAGACTCTTATTTTAAATTGCCTGTTGAAGAAATAGCTTATTTTTATTTTGAATCGCGCGTAACTTTTGCAGTGGGGTTTGATGGTACTCAACATATTTTAAACCAGCCTTTAGATAAGCTCGAAGAAGAGCTTGATCCTGAAATGTTTTTCAGAACTAATCGTCAATCCATTGTTAATATCGAAGCCATAGACCATTTTGAGGCCTACTTTAGTGGAAAGTTAGTTGTTAAACTGGTTAATAAACTCAACGATAAAATAATGATTAGTAGAGGTAAAGCTGTTCAGTTTAAAGACTGGGTAAATCAGTAA
- a CDS encoding S8 family serine peptidase, which translates to MIISTYLKSLVCFCFISIITVSVAGQQPTVYKNGVLQSEFKVKLKREVSLSSAGLKSTQANGYSTVGLTGVDKLNFQFEAISFERLFPYSAKFNARHQKHGLHLWYKVRIQADADIADVLRAYADVAEIEYAEPFYQRSLMPYNISEVTDEVVKNIRSTKSASPFDDPRFDEQWHYHNTEDNPGIPGADINLLRAWERETGHPDVIVAVIDQGVDYLHEDLADNMWINEAELNGTPGEDSDGNGYIDDIYGFNFVNMTGKIERLDHGTHVAGTVAATNNNGIGVSGVAGGSGNGDGVRIMSCMIMSENASGDAAAAFVYAADNGAIIAQNSWGYNQPDVYEQSELDAIDYFIAEAGQFSGSPMKGGVVIFATGNMADEGNYWPGCYEHVISVAATDPYNHLSNYSNYGEWVTVSAPGGEVTKGSEYGVLSTMPNNSYGFYDGTSMACPHVSGIAALVASQYRGGDFDNEQLIARLIGGTIPLDTIEFNKGYEGKMGIGGVDAYLALQKDNGIPPNPITDLVSEGTSSNFARLKWTVPVDEDDDEPRYFHIYYHTIPFDTATINNAERKRVGSSLRAGEEFVYDLNGLERNTTYYIAVSGVDRWGNEAELSDLISVSTNNGPIIELDKELIEFGIDVRSDSASHQSFTMFNKGDGILKWNIVPRHIKNVDTYNTTPFKSNYQFHNNGTRSGVVKTQSVNEGSITPFEQVPSENYIYYFDVDVMETSMIRLGDQERTSPNSTATYFKVTDEEGFNLTGAEIGVYFENIPTDSMHIEVYQGHDITTAKLLHSQVYYVQHDGVTFEEVFFLKQMHFNQGDGFFIVYHIGPGYQYPVLASDAEDTSTSDYCYFSTDFGNTWKVLKDVYDDELKVFNVIAISALEPLGEYIKLSESSGLLAAGESKEIDLTVNGHELINGEYDAQLQIFGEGYDEYWKNVDLDFKVDGHTYKLESDDLLEFGNVFIGEYSTESIVIHNVGLGAFDNGGAIDISISNEEFTLIGEMTSTIQAQRAFKIDLRYTPVKEGPSNATVTLTEKNGGTYKFTLFGVASKPAKAVLSPTYKEYSELDLDTIVRDHFYLRNDGDYPLRYYVPKFADGSNMPDYDGGMIHRFGYAGGRIEPEIGEDFAFEWNDISTSGKEITDAFRLDGSVVYKEALIGFAFPYFGNTYDTCYITNQGAIALSNNGWFNAKPAGYNNPTQSHKLISAWGMPFDLNIGGQIFYQSYPDKFVLQYEGVVHGSYIWDTNSNSGIGWLDEPITFQIILHQDGDIDFLYKDLGGVINDERIGFNRSTTLIMIEDQTIEDALVLNGFGTEEDEPRIYNIVPTTGHKIYFKNPGYGVVTSLTNPYGLVQVGDSIRLDYEFDTDGLYVGDFEENINVITNDPINTTLSYSIKMDIESGGEVNYTSNVDEVNFGDVFQGGVYDYKLTIGNDGKAIGFLTSVTTKNELFEVSGYMPVALRPNMYSDYIVSVNAKDLGELNDVVVFTDTLGNKFELDVKCNVIYAPEIGSGKDRIEETLSFGETKTVQVSISNSGLSDMEVSPSGNEWMNVLPAGQDSYPEGFDYAYTVEYDADHLYNPSDVIISGEKLEMPEDPFDEEAYWVGVPLPYPVNYYGVDADTLFIGQNGVITTIGGQDAMINGPDYYIPNENGLQGFLAPVFGFNGLSNPEDYPLTGVYCKGYEDKFVVRFQDIASFGGGKPISTEIWMFRNGLIKFMYEIDDPSTVHLLLESTLIGIENHDGKKGIQVSARTNGVIKDKTIVTFIPKETYTVKSNGSMDFDVYLNARSIYGGEYQDQIVFENNTPDNPSFSIPVDFRVLGIDNIVIEDTLDLGDVYIVDYDGEDYQSPYKRYEYEFTISNEGSRALFIRNLAMQNGFATYSIMGDDDKFGNGNSEDGWIDISRSRINHTLYPNEKEVFMLRVTPLEQGIIADTLLIICDTEEGEIRLPVDAHFTMPPRINIHSEGLHVYANTANETDSKQFTISNDGPVDLEYHMEFVLYRQQVENNFLAQTYSQGYSAYNAGAALQVNNSIDYSSAAFDDSDIDWDDFNNILEHENDETSTSAVGFGGSYEFYAATAFEAPSTGFNLSHVMVWYAWGEILESDIQVIIRGGSDDFYKTEVLAVTDYKHTAETASSKGEYVTIELDQSTFFFPYEKFYVMFKFSEDVTFPLGTAQVQTSRLDRFYFGDGQTFYDAVSQGYGTMAWMMKAAEMELGDAVWASSDDEKVGELSPGAEQSFTVNFNSVYAGQGVNTGAVVFRTNDPYTERAELPISLTRNKGPQYEDGSEVNFTIDEMEVLEYTFRAYDEEGDNFTLSLKEEVKYLTCEIDGDQVSIVFEPDYDGAGNYDVVISGIDSWGNQTECTINITVNNVNRAPVEEIIIGTQKFDLQNEDGYVIQLTDYIIDPDGDDIEFDVNYSNPEVMDVFQTGETVVFIPQALGYSEVSIEATDEHGATLETAFDVFVEYRVGIDDNWESTIRMYPNPVQDVLYLDYQGINAERYDIIDASGSVLKNGNLLHGSHEQISVTNLMSGIYILKIYTDQGVAIKKFTKQ; encoded by the coding sequence ATGATTATTTCTACCTATTTAAAAAGCTTGGTTTGCTTTTGTTTTATATCTATTATAACTGTAAGTGTTGCTGGTCAACAACCCACTGTATATAAAAATGGTGTATTACAAAGCGAGTTTAAAGTAAAATTAAAGCGCGAAGTATCGCTTTCTTCAGCCGGATTAAAATCAACACAGGCTAATGGTTATTCTACTGTGGGATTGACTGGCGTAGATAAGCTTAACTTTCAGTTTGAAGCCATTTCATTCGAAAGACTTTTTCCGTATTCGGCCAAATTTAATGCAAGGCATCAAAAACATGGTCTTCATTTATGGTATAAGGTAAGAATACAAGCCGATGCCGATATTGCTGATGTTCTGAGAGCATATGCCGATGTAGCTGAAATAGAATACGCAGAGCCTTTTTATCAACGTAGTCTGATGCCTTATAATATAAGTGAGGTTACAGATGAAGTAGTAAAGAATATACGTAGCACAAAATCGGCGTCTCCTTTTGATGATCCACGATTTGATGAGCAGTGGCATTATCATAATACCGAAGATAACCCGGGTATTCCTGGAGCTGATATTAATCTGTTACGTGCCTGGGAAAGGGAAACCGGACATCCTGATGTTATTGTTGCTGTTATTGATCAGGGAGTTGACTACTTACACGAAGACTTAGCTGACAATATGTGGATTAATGAAGCTGAGTTAAATGGTACTCCGGGTGAAGACTCTGATGGCAATGGTTACATTGATGATATTTACGGATTTAATTTCGTTAATATGACCGGAAAAATTGAACGCTTAGATCATGGTACCCACGTAGCTGGTACTGTGGCTGCAACCAATAATAATGGTATTGGTGTTTCGGGTGTTGCCGGAGGTTCGGGTAATGGCGATGGTGTGCGCATTATGTCGTGTATGATTATGAGTGAAAATGCAAGTGGAGATGCTGCTGCCGCTTTTGTATACGCTGCCGATAATGGGGCTATTATCGCTCAAAACAGTTGGGGGTATAATCAACCCGATGTTTATGAACAGTCGGAATTGGATGCGATTGACTACTTTATTGCTGAAGCCGGACAATTTAGTGGCAGCCCAATGAAAGGGGGAGTAGTTATTTTTGCAACTGGTAATATGGCCGATGAAGGTAATTACTGGCCTGGTTGTTATGAACATGTAATTTCAGTGGCAGCTACCGATCCCTATAACCATCTATCCAATTACTCAAACTATGGAGAGTGGGTTACTGTATCGGCTCCGGGTGGAGAAGTTACAAAAGGATCAGAATATGGTGTTTTAAGTACCATGCCAAATAATAGCTATGGCTTTTATGATGGTACATCAATGGCTTGTCCACACGTTTCAGGAATTGCCGCACTTGTTGCCTCTCAATACAGGGGTGGTGATTTCGATAATGAGCAATTAATTGCCCGCTTAATCGGAGGAACCATTCCTTTAGATACCATCGAATTTAATAAAGGATATGAGGGTAAAATGGGTATTGGTGGTGTTGATGCCTACCTTGCACTGCAAAAAGATAATGGTATACCACCCAACCCTATTACAGATTTAGTATCGGAAGGTACATCCTCTAATTTTGCACGATTAAAATGGACCGTGCCAGTGGATGAAGATGATGATGAGCCTCGTTATTTTCATATATATTATCATACCATTCCTTTTGATACAGCTACTATAAACAATGCTGAGCGTAAAAGAGTAGGTTCGTCTTTACGAGCTGGTGAAGAATTTGTGTATGACTTAAACGGTTTAGAGCGCAATACAACCTATTACATAGCTGTTTCGGGTGTTGATCGTTGGGGAAATGAGGCTGAATTGTCTGATTTAATAAGTGTTAGTACTAATAATGGCCCAATAATAGAACTCGACAAAGAATTGATTGAGTTCGGTATTGATGTAAGAAGCGATTCTGCCTCTCATCAGTCTTTTACTATGTTCAATAAGGGTGACGGAATATTAAAGTGGAATATTGTACCACGTCATATAAAAAATGTTGACACGTATAACACCACGCCGTTTAAATCCAACTATCAATTCCATAATAATGGAACACGTTCGGGAGTAGTTAAAACCCAAAGTGTAAATGAAGGTAGTATTACTCCTTTCGAGCAGGTTCCATCCGAAAATTATATTTATTACTTCGACGTGGATGTTATGGAGACTTCCATGATTAGATTGGGTGATCAGGAACGAACCAGTCCGAATAGTACAGCTACCTATTTCAAGGTAACAGATGAGGAAGGGTTTAACTTAACGGGTGCTGAAATAGGTGTTTATTTCGAGAATATACCAACGGATTCAATGCACATTGAAGTGTATCAGGGACATGATATTACTACAGCTAAACTCTTACACTCTCAAGTGTATTATGTGCAGCACGATGGAGTTACCTTTGAAGAGGTATTCTTTTTAAAACAAATGCATTTTAATCAAGGCGATGGTTTCTTTATCGTTTACCATATAGGACCTGGATATCAATATCCTGTGTTAGCATCCGATGCAGAGGATACTTCCACATCGGACTATTGTTACTTTAGTACCGATTTTGGAAATACATGGAAAGTACTAAAAGATGTTTATGATGATGAGTTAAAGGTTTTTAATGTTATTGCAATTAGCGCTTTAGAGCCATTGGGCGAGTACATTAAACTTTCAGAGAGTAGTGGCTTATTAGCCGCCGGAGAATCGAAAGAAATAGATTTAACCGTTAATGGCCATGAATTAATTAATGGTGAATACGATGCACAATTGCAAATATTTGGTGAAGGCTATGATGAATACTGGAAGAATGTCGATCTTGATTTTAAAGTAGATGGACATACTTATAAACTAGAGAGTGATGATTTACTTGAGTTTGGTAATGTATTTATTGGCGAATATTCTACCGAATCAATAGTAATACATAATGTTGGCCTGGGTGCATTTGATAATGGTGGTGCCATTGATATTAGTATTTCCAACGAAGAGTTTACTCTTATTGGTGAAATGACAAGTACCATACAGGCACAACGAGCCTTCAAAATTGATTTAAGATATACTCCGGTAAAAGAAGGACCATCAAATGCAACAGTAACATTAACAGAGAAGAATGGAGGTACCTATAAATTTACATTATTTGGAGTGGCCTCAAAACCTGCTAAAGCAGTTTTAAGTCCTACCTATAAAGAATATTCTGAATTAGATCTTGATACCATTGTAAGGGATCATTTTTACTTACGTAATGATGGTGACTATCCTTTACGTTATTACGTACCTAAGTTTGCAGATGGAAGTAATATGCCTGATTATGATGGCGGTATGATTCATCGTTTTGGTTATGCCGGAGGACGAATTGAACCTGAAATCGGTGAAGACTTCGCTTTTGAGTGGAACGATATTTCTACCTCTGGAAAAGAAATTACCGATGCGTTCCGTTTAGACGGAAGTGTGGTATACAAAGAGGCACTCATTGGTTTTGCTTTTCCATATTTTGGTAACACTTACGATACTTGTTACATAACAAACCAAGGAGCTATTGCCCTAAGTAATAATGGTTGGTTTAATGCCAAACCTGCAGGATACAACAATCCTACGCAATCGCACAAATTAATTAGTGCCTGGGGTATGCCTTTCGATTTAAATATTGGAGGACAAATATTTTACCAGTCCTATCCTGATAAATTTGTTTTACAATATGAAGGGGTTGTACATGGAAGTTATATATGGGATACCAATAGTAATTCAGGTATTGGTTGGTTAGATGAACCGATTACATTTCAGATCATACTCCATCAGGATGGAGATATTGATTTCTTATATAAAGATTTAGGTGGTGTTATTAATGACGAGCGGATTGGCTTTAACCGATCTACAACATTAATAATGATCGAAGATCAAACGATTGAAGATGCTTTGGTGCTGAATGGATTTGGTACAGAAGAAGATGAACCACGTATTTATAATATAGTTCCTACCACCGGACATAAAATATACTTTAAAAATCCGGGATATGGTGTTGTTACTTCACTAACGAATCCATACGGACTTGTTCAGGTAGGAGATTCTATACGCTTAGATTACGAGTTTGATACTGATGGACTATATGTAGGAGATTTTGAGGAAAATATTAATGTTATTACTAATGATCCTATTAATACCACTTTATCTTATTCAATTAAAATGGATATTGAAAGTGGTGGCGAAGTAAACTATACATCTAATGTTGACGAAGTAAACTTTGGTGATGTGTTTCAGGGTGGCGTTTACGATTATAAACTAACCATAGGTAATGATGGTAAGGCCATTGGCTTTTTAACATCTGTAACAACTAAAAATGAACTATTTGAAGTATCGGGTTACATGCCTGTAGCTTTACGTCCTAATATGTACTCTGATTATATAGTATCAGTTAATGCTAAAGATTTAGGTGAGCTTAATGACGTGGTTGTATTTACCGATACATTGGGTAATAAATTCGAGCTGGATGTTAAATGCAACGTGATATATGCCCCTGAAATAGGTTCAGGTAAAGATAGAATCGAAGAAACTTTATCTTTTGGTGAAACAAAAACGGTACAGGTCTCCATCTCAAACAGCGGATTAAGCGATATGGAAGTATCTCCATCGGGTAATGAATGGATGAATGTGTTACCTGCAGGGCAAGATAGTTATCCTGAAGGTTTCGATTATGCCTATACCGTTGAATATGATGCAGACCATTTATATAATCCCAGCGATGTTATTATTTCAGGCGAAAAACTAGAAATGCCTGAAGATCCATTTGATGAAGAAGCTTATTGGGTAGGTGTACCGTTGCCATATCCAGTAAATTATTATGGTGTAGATGCCGATACCTTATTTATAGGTCAAAATGGTGTTATTACAACCATAGGGGGGCAGGATGCCATGATAAACGGGCCGGATTACTATATTCCTAACGAAAATGGATTACAAGGCTTTTTGGCACCCGTCTTTGGATTTAATGGCTTGTCAAACCCTGAGGATTACCCTCTAACAGGTGTATATTGCAAAGGGTATGAAGATAAATTTGTTGTAAGGTTTCAGGATATTGCCTCCTTTGGAGGGGGAAAACCTATATCTACTGAAATTTGGATGTTTCGTAATGGATTAATCAAGTTTATGTATGAAATTGATGATCCTTCAACTGTACATTTATTATTGGAAAGTACTTTAATAGGTATTGAAAATCATGACGGTAAAAAAGGAATTCAGGTTTCGGCTCGTACCAATGGTGTAATCAAAGATAAAACAATAGTAACATTCATTCCTAAAGAGACATATACAGTTAAATCAAATGGTTCAATGGATTTTGATGTCTATCTGAATGCGCGTTCAATATATGGCGGAGAATACCAGGATCAAATTGTATTTGAAAACAATACACCCGATAATCCATCCTTTTCTATACCGGTTGATTTTAGAGTACTTGGTATAGACAATATTGTGATTGAAGATACATTAGATTTAGGTGATGTATATATAGTTGATTACGATGGCGAGGATTATCAATCTCCTTATAAACGATATGAATATGAATTTACCATTAGTAATGAGGGTAGTAGAGCTCTGTTTATACGTAATCTGGCAATGCAAAATGGTTTTGCAACCTATTCAATAATGGGGGATGATGATAAATTTGGTAATGGTAATTCAGAAGACGGTTGGATAGATATCTCACGTTCGCGTATCAACCATACTCTTTATCCTAATGAAAAGGAAGTCTTTATGTTAAGAGTTACTCCTTTAGAACAAGGTATTATTGCCGATACATTGTTGATCATTTGTGATACTGAAGAAGGTGAAATAAGATTGCCTGTTGATGCTCATTTTACTATGCCTCCTCGTATCAATATTCATTCAGAAGGACTGCATGTGTATGCTAATACGGCCAATGAAACAGATAGTAAACAGTTTACCATTTCAAACGATGGGCCGGTTGACTTAGAATATCATATGGAGTTTGTATTGTATCGTCAACAAGTTGAAAATAACTTTTTAGCACAAACTTATTCGCAAGGTTATAGTGCTTACAATGCGGGAGCCGCTTTACAGGTTAATAATTCTATCGATTATTCGTCAGCTGCATTTGATGACTCTGATATTGATTGGGACGATTTTAATAATATACTTGAGCACGAAAACGATGAAACATCAACCAGTGCTGTTGGTTTTGGTGGAAGTTACGAGTTTTATGCCGCCACAGCTTTTGAAGCTCCTAGTACAGGATTTAATTTATCACATGTAATGGTGTGGTATGCCTGGGGCGAAATTCTTGAGTCTGATATTCAAGTAATCATTAGAGGTGGTAGCGACGATTTTTATAAAACCGAAGTTCTGGCAGTAACTGATTACAAGCATACGGCCGAGACAGCTTCTTCAAAAGGAGAGTATGTTACTATTGAACTCGATCAGTCAACATTCTTCTTTCCATACGAGAAGTTTTATGTGATGTTTAAGTTTAGCGAAGATGTAACATTTCCGCTGGGTACAGCCCAAGTACAAACATCTCGTCTTGATCGTTTTTACTTTGGTGATGGTCAAACTTTTTATGATGCCGTATCGCAAGGGTATGGTACCATGGCATGGATGATGAAAGCAGCAGAGATGGAATTGGGTGACGCTGTATGGGCAAGTTCCGATGACGAAAAAGTGGGTGAACTATCGCCCGGAGCTGAACAAAGTTTTACGGTTAACTTTAATTCTGTTTACGCAGGACAAGGAGTTAATACCGGAGCTGTTGTTTTCAGAACCAACGATCCATATACTGAAAGAGCAGAGTTGCCTATTAGCTTAACACGTAATAAAGGTCCTCAATACGAAGATGGTAGTGAAGTTAACTTTACTATTGATGAGATGGAAGTATTAGAATATACCTTCAGAGCATACGATGAAGAAGGAGATAATTTTACTTTATCGTTAAAAGAAGAAGTTAAGTACTTAACATGTGAGATTGATGGCGACCAGGTATCCATTGTTTTTGAACCCGACTATGATGGAGCTGGTAATTATGATGTTGTTATTTCAGGTATCGACTCCTGGGGTAATCAAACGGAATGTACTATTAATATTACTGTTAATAATGTAAACCGTGCACCAGTAGAAGAGATAATAATCGGAACTCAAAAGTTTGATCTGCAAAACGAAGATGGTTACGTAATACAGCTTACAGATTATATTATAGATCCGGATGGAGATGATATTGAATTTGATGTAAATTACTCTAATCCTGAGGTAATGGATGTTTTTCAAACAGGAGAAACAGTTGTATTCATTCCTCAAGCCCTTGGATATTCAGAAGTAAGTATTGAAGCCACTGATGAACACGGAGCAACCTTGGAAACAGCTTTTGATGTGTTTGTTGAATAT